The following are encoded together in the Ignavibacteria bacterium genome:
- a CDS encoding DUF4175 family protein, with amino-acid sequence MDNTARLKPKLTYLENLLFSVFRKERVFMAVISIVAVLSIYTLFVLLLSGVEAVFQLSAAARKVVFFLYIITLLTTITYIILSYVLSVNKNRFDSVKYSLQIGRFLPDIKDKLGNAISICKNTNIGVYSSENLAEVNLEKVYQESKTVDFNVIIDVQKLKKYAAIFFALLLTTIMLIVLVPTLSKAFNRLINYNTEFNNTFLNNTTEEEDGFIKRFYLTIEYPEYTKLPEKTQEENNGDVVCLEGSIINITVESVYNLSYASIMYNGTETPLNISGITATGEFRADKDGEYYILLKNTEGKENLKRKKYSIRVLPDEPPKITIVQPRDANYSLFNEKEIELKTIISDDYGFSKLVLWFRSGNNVSAAGGNFNQIEILIENKDATSLEVSYLWLLNFSSRGMQTEYYMEVTDNSGKSAKSDLRKLTFAKSTEVLKKFESSTREIKSDFQAVLDEIKDLQKNINEIKKTQEENAINEQRKKELQNKVENLQKNLENAQNKIDQTLNDLKQNPNLSEKTLEQFMKLQELFQRINTPEFRDMLRKLQEAMKKSNEEMKRDLDNLKFDEETFKKQLEQVMELMKQIENLQKMGELTQKLDDITKAQEELRKETENADKNNEGKMNTLGDKQKQIQENFNKLKEDMKKLTENMKNTKGEMSPKELEDLLKKMNERKTEDKMKQSSKDLFKQQKELSEKTQEEISKDLEEFNEQMQSSLESAMSNMDTQNKMMDKLKQIKKNLEELSEKEQDIKDETSKLDKSDKEDFNDLAKDQGEIQQELSKNINDLMNATKDGMQVSPELGKELGNSYNKMNKAGKDLMQGEKNSAMSNQGKAKESLDNAAKMLGDMLDKMGKQQGKGSKGDGKMGQLMQKLAEIIGQQQGVNGKMNKMGQDGQVGRDGKGGKEELSQIQKEQLDRLRIEQMEAQKSLEQLNEEFEREQQRSGEKLLGDLKEVEKEMQETVRQLSEYEVDEKLFERQNRILSRMLDARLSQREKDFEQKRESKPGESYSRQSPREVVISGPRTENSLKEELLRLEKESYYEDYEKLILEYNKLIKNR; translated from the coding sequence ATGGATAACACAGCGAGACTAAAGCCGAAACTAACGTATTTGGAGAATCTTCTATTTTCAGTATTCAGGAAAGAACGGGTTTTCATGGCTGTAATTAGCATTGTGGCGGTCTTATCGATATATACGTTGTTTGTGCTACTGTTATCGGGAGTTGAAGCTGTATTTCAGCTTTCTGCAGCGGCAAGGAAAGTGGTTTTCTTTTTATACATAATAACACTTCTCACAACCATCACATATATAATACTCTCTTACGTACTCAGCGTTAACAAGAACAGGTTTGACTCTGTTAAATATTCGCTGCAAATCGGGAGGTTTTTACCGGATATAAAAGATAAATTGGGAAATGCGATTTCAATATGCAAGAATACCAACATCGGAGTATATTCATCAGAAAATCTTGCAGAGGTGAATCTTGAAAAAGTATATCAGGAATCAAAGACGGTAGATTTTAATGTCATTATTGATGTTCAGAAGCTGAAAAAATATGCAGCGATATTTTTTGCTTTGCTGCTCACTACTATTATGCTGATAGTGCTTGTACCGACACTATCAAAAGCATTTAACAGACTTATAAATTATAATACAGAATTTAACAATACTTTCTTAAACAACACGACGGAAGAAGAAGACGGATTTATCAAAAGGTTTTATTTAACGATAGAATATCCTGAGTACACAAAGCTTCCCGAAAAAACACAGGAAGAAAACAATGGGGACGTTGTCTGTTTAGAGGGTAGCATAATAAATATAACTGTTGAGAGCGTTTATAATCTAAGTTATGCGTCAATTATGTATAACGGAACAGAGACCCCATTGAATATTTCCGGTATTACGGCTACGGGAGAATTCAGAGCGGACAAAGACGGGGAATATTATATTCTATTAAAAAATACCGAGGGAAAAGAAAACCTCAAGAGGAAAAAGTATTCAATAAGAGTTCTACCGGATGAACCTCCGAAAATAACCATTGTACAGCCGAGGGATGCAAACTATTCTTTATTTAACGAGAAAGAAATTGAACTTAAGACTATAATAAGCGATGATTACGGATTCTCGAAGCTTGTTTTATGGTTCAGAAGCGGTAATAATGTGTCCGCGGCAGGAGGTAATTTCAACCAGATAGAAATACTTATAGAGAATAAAGATGCAACATCGCTGGAAGTATCTTATTTGTGGCTTCTTAATTTTAGCTCCAGGGGGATGCAAACAGAATATTACATGGAGGTAACAGATAATTCCGGCAAGTCAGCAAAATCCGATTTAAGAAAACTCACATTTGCAAAAAGTACTGAAGTGCTAAAGAAATTCGAGAGTTCGACGAGGGAAATAAAATCTGATTTCCAAGCAGTACTTGATGAGATTAAAGATTTACAGAAAAACATAAACGAAATAAAGAAGACTCAAGAAGAAAATGCAATAAACGAACAGAGAAAAAAGGAACTTCAGAACAAGGTAGAGAATCTGCAGAAAAACCTCGAGAATGCACAGAATAAAATTGACCAGACTTTGAACGACCTGAAGCAAAATCCGAATTTAAGCGAAAAGACGCTTGAGCAATTTATGAAGTTACAGGAGCTGTTTCAGAGAATTAACACACCAGAATTCAGGGATATGTTAAGGAAACTTCAGGAGGCGATGAAGAAGAGCAACGAAGAAATGAAACGTGATTTAGACAATCTTAAATTTGATGAAGAAACATTTAAGAAACAACTTGAGCAGGTAATGGAGCTAATGAAGCAAATAGAGAACCTGCAGAAGATGGGAGAGCTTACGCAGAAACTTGATGACATTACAAAAGCACAGGAAGAACTTCGTAAAGAAACAGAGAACGCAGATAAAAATAATGAAGGAAAGATGAACACGCTGGGTGATAAGCAGAAACAGATACAAGAGAATTTTAACAAGCTGAAAGAAGATATGAAGAAGCTTACAGAGAATATGAAAAACACAAAGGGAGAAATGAGCCCTAAAGAATTGGAAGATCTCTTAAAAAAGATGAATGAAAGGAAGACGGAGGATAAAATGAAACAATCCTCTAAAGACTTATTCAAGCAGCAGAAAGAACTATCGGAAAAGACACAAGAAGAAATATCAAAAGACCTTGAAGAGTTTAACGAACAGATGCAGAGTTCATTAGAAAGTGCAATGAGCAATATGGATACACAAAATAAGATGATGGACAAACTTAAGCAAATCAAGAAGAACCTGGAAGAACTAAGTGAGAAGGAACAGGATATAAAAGACGAGACGAGTAAATTAGACAAAAGCGATAAAGAGGATTTTAACGATCTCGCAAAAGATCAAGGAGAAATACAACAGGAGTTATCGAAAAATATTAATGACCTAATGAATGCGACAAAGGACGGGATGCAGGTTTCTCCAGAGCTTGGAAAGGAACTGGGGAATTCATACAATAAGATGAATAAGGCTGGAAAGGATTTAATGCAAGGAGAGAAAAACAGCGCGATGAGCAATCAGGGCAAAGCAAAAGAATCGCTTGATAATGCAGCAAAGATGCTCGGAGATATGCTTGACAAAATGGGTAAACAGCAAGGAAAGGGGAGCAAAGGCGACGGCAAGATGGGTCAGCTAATGCAAAAGCTTGCAGAGATAATCGGACAGCAGCAAGGTGTAAACGGTAAGATGAACAAGATGGGACAGGACGGACAGGTAGGAAGAGACGGAAAGGGAGGTAAGGAAGAACTTTCACAAATACAGAAGGAACAGCTCGACAGATTACGAATTGAACAGATGGAGGCACAGAAATCACTTGAACAACTAAATGAAGAATTTGAAAGAGAACAACAAAGATCAGGAGAAAAACTTTTAGGCGACCTGAAAGAAGTTGAGAAAGAAATGCAGGAAACCGTAAGACAATTAAGCGAATATGAGGTTGATGAGAAACTATTTGAGAGACAGAACAGAATACTTTCGAGGATGCTTGATGCAAGACTTTCGCAAAGAGAAAAAGACTTTGAACAGAAAAGGGAGTCTAAGCCGGGAGAAAGTTACAGCAGACAATCACCAAGAGAAGTTGTAATAAGCGGACCGAGAACGGAGAACTCGCTAAAAGAGGAGCTGTTGAGACTGGAGAAAGAGAGTTACTATGAAGATTATGAAAAATTAATACTGGAATACAACAAGCTGATTAAAAACAGATAA
- a CDS encoding outer membrane beta-barrel protein yields MKTYKYFLFLLIFFSFVGSSVSQDREGILKFVKNFSLSAHADAYYGWNTDKESRFRLFDCVDPIRDEFRLNIAQVSLKYDSDIIRGIVTLHYGDIPKYYWETENPNIQEANIGFRIVNGLWIDAGYFLTHLGAEGLPQDNFLNSNSLPAYYEPFYQSGIKASFDFTENLDASVYLLNGYNVIEDNNKNKSFGMQVNYLLNDNITLTYNNIIGNEQDAGDEGRTRILNNLILDYSSPDKRIDILLSCDLGTQDKSGLSDSTKTALTYGGLVSFRYHFSDKFSVTLRGDYFQDLDGVYSGVIANNTGIKGNGVTLGLEYKPVEEAYIRIHTRYLSLDGDQKVFYDNSSSRTDVNLSAGFTY; encoded by the coding sequence ATGAAAACATACAAATACTTTTTATTTCTATTAATATTCTTCTCATTTGTTGGAAGTTCTGTCTCACAGGACAGAGAGGGAATATTGAAATTCGTTAAAAATTTTTCCCTCTCAGCACATGCAGACGCTTATTACGGCTGGAATACTGACAAAGAGAGCAGGTTCAGACTTTTTGACTGCGTTGATCCGATAAGGGATGAATTCAGGCTTAACATTGCGCAGGTATCTTTAAAGTATGATTCAGATATCATCAGGGGTATTGTCACACTGCATTACGGAGATATTCCTAAGTACTACTGGGAAACTGAAAACCCGAACATACAGGAAGCAAATATCGGTTTCAGGATAGTTAACGGGCTCTGGATAGATGCAGGTTATTTTCTGACGCATTTAGGGGCAGAGGGACTTCCGCAAGATAATTTTTTAAATTCAAATTCATTACCTGCATATTACGAACCGTTTTATCAAAGCGGTATTAAAGCAAGTTTTGATTTTACTGAAAATCTTGATGCCTCGGTCTATCTGCTTAACGGGTACAATGTTATTGAGGATAATAACAAAAACAAATCTTTTGGAATGCAGGTTAATTATCTTTTGAATGACAACATTACGCTGACTTACAATAACATCATCGGAAACGAGCAGGATGCCGGCGATGAGGGCAGAACACGCATTCTTAACAATCTTATCCTTGACTACAGCTCTCCTGACAAAAGGATTGATATACTTTTGAGCTGTGACCTTGGAACGCAGGATAAATCCGGTCTTTCGGACTCAACAAAAACAGCATTGACATACGGCGGATTAGTTTCATTCAGGTACCACTTCAGCGATAAATTCAGCGTAACGCTGAGAGGAGATTATTTTCAGGATCTTGACGGAGTCTATTCGGGTGTAATAGCGAACAATACGGGCATTAAGGGGAATGGCGTGACATTAGGATTAGAATACAAGCCCGTTGAAGAAGCATACATAAGGATTCACACACGTTATTTGAGCCTTGACGGAGACCAAAAAGTGTTTTATGATAATTCAAGCAGCAGAACAGACGTGAATCTTTCAGCGGGGTTTACTTATTAA
- the queG gene encoding tRNA epoxyqueuosine(34) reductase QueG, translated as MSDSLSNTIRELFIREGFFKVGFAKYKRLSTEITHYKNWLFEGRNAGMNWMSRNVEKREDVSLILNNVKSVISLAYLYDTPFEHDEKFPKISRYAWGEYDYHKVIKKKLKNICRELKALDDSIETKFYVDDGPLLEKVWAAKSGLGWIGKNGNVINHDAGSFFFLSEILINKELDYDKPADDLCETCRICIDACPTGAIYEEYKVDANLCISYHTIENRNEIPSYIDLSGWIFGCDICQDVCPYNKKKFFTEDKSFYPLKEVFNTSQNKLEEITEEKFNILFKNSPVKRTKYSGWKRNLRHSSLNK; from the coding sequence TTGTCCGATTCTCTTTCAAATACTATTAGAGAACTATTTATAAGGGAAGGATTCTTTAAAGTTGGTTTTGCTAAGTACAAAAGACTTTCAACCGAAATCACCCATTACAAAAACTGGCTGTTCGAAGGCAGAAACGCCGGTATGAACTGGATGTCCCGCAATGTAGAAAAGAGGGAAGACGTATCTTTAATACTTAATAACGTAAAGTCTGTAATTTCTCTCGCGTACTTATACGATACACCTTTTGAGCATGATGAAAAGTTTCCGAAAATCTCACGCTATGCCTGGGGTGAGTATGATTATCATAAAGTCATTAAGAAAAAGTTAAAAAACATATGCAGAGAGTTAAAAGCACTTGATGATTCCATCGAAACCAAATTCTACGTTGATGATGGCCCTCTTCTCGAAAAAGTATGGGCTGCAAAATCCGGCTTAGGATGGATTGGTAAGAACGGCAATGTTATAAATCATGATGCTGGAAGTTTTTTCTTCCTTTCCGAAATTCTTATCAACAAAGAACTCGATTATGATAAACCTGCCGACGACCTTTGTGAAACCTGTAGAATCTGCATTGATGCCTGTCCGACAGGAGCTATATATGAAGAATATAAAGTTGACGCTAACCTTTGTATCTCTTATCACACAATTGAAAACAGAAATGAAATTCCTTCATACATTGATTTATCCGGCTGGATTTTCGGTTGCGATATCTGTCAGGATGTTTGCCCATACAACAAAAAGAAGTTTTTCACCGAAGATAAAAGTTTTTATCCCTTGAAAGAAGTTTTTAATACCTCACAAAATAAATTAGAAGAAATCACAGAAGAAAAATTTAACATCCTGTTTAAAAACTCTCCCGTTAAAAGAACAAAATATTCTGGCTGGAAGAGAAACCTGAGACACTCATCTCTTAATAAGTAA
- the ppdK gene encoding pyruvate, phosphate dikinase: MSTKYVYYFGGKKAEGKANMKNLLGGKGANLAEMVNIGLPVPAGFTITTEVCTAYYKNKKKYPKELKGQVLKALEKTEKQMGAKFGDSVNPLLLSVRSGARSSMPGMMETVLNVGLNDITREGLIAKTGNPRFVYDSQRRLIQMYSDVVMEKAAGIEPAEGQSVRQQLERELHKMKESRGCKLDTDLTADDLKELVSIYKAKVFEVLGKPFPEDAMEQLWGAVGAVFSSWNGRRAISYRKIEGIPDEWGTAVNVQSMVFGNMGDSSATGVAFTRNPATGENYFYGEWLVNAQGEDVVAGIRTPNPINEVGKSEHNMHLDSLEVAMPDVYKKLHKIELNLEKHYHDMLDLEFTIQEGTLYMLQCRVGKRNGAAAVKMAVDMYKERLITAEEAVMRVRPDQLDELLHPVLLPAAEKAAHLMTKGLPAGPGGATGQVVFTANDAVEWRKAGKKVILVREETNPEDIEGMRAAEAILTARGGMTSHAALVARGWGKCCIVGAGAIEVKLDEKYFKVGDTVVREGEWISLNGTKGAVYVGQLEMMDVDVENENFSNFMKICDKVRVMKVRTNADTPEDAAKARSFGAEGIGLFRTEHMFYGKNSEEPLFLLRKMIMSNTEAERKAALEELFPYIKRDMKGTIEAMDGLPVTIRTLDPPLHEFVPNNEVERIRLSESLGISLDEFNQRADGLHENNPMLGHRGVRLGITYPEITEVQIRAIYEATAELILEGKKPLPEIMIPVTSTSRELKHQYVIIERIYKQVCEKFGLKSFKRMTGTMIEIPRAALVADYIAKYAEFFSFGTNDLTQMAFGFSRDDIGGFLPDYIKQRILQNDPFEVIDRFGVGELMRTAVKLGKATRPNIKLGICGEHGGEPNSVEFCHMLGLSYVSCSPFRVPIARLAAARASVEHKHGELFTSKKINKKPSPKVVGKNKSKKK; the protein is encoded by the coding sequence ATGTCCACAAAATATGTTTATTATTTCGGCGGTAAAAAAGCCGAAGGTAAAGCAAACATGAAAAATTTGCTTGGAGGAAAAGGTGCAAACCTCGCAGAAATGGTTAATATTGGATTACCGGTGCCTGCAGGATTTACTATCACTACAGAAGTTTGTACAGCTTACTATAAAAACAAAAAGAAATATCCAAAAGAATTAAAAGGTCAGGTCTTAAAAGCACTCGAAAAAACCGAAAAACAAATGGGTGCTAAATTCGGCGACAGCGTTAACCCGCTGCTGCTTTCCGTCCGCTCTGGTGCAAGAAGCTCTATGCCCGGAATGATGGAAACTGTTCTGAACGTTGGTCTGAACGATATTACACGCGAGGGTCTTATCGCAAAAACAGGAAACCCAAGATTTGTCTATGACTCGCAGCGTCGTCTTATTCAGATGTACTCCGATGTCGTCATGGAAAAAGCTGCAGGTATCGAACCCGCAGAAGGTCAGAGCGTTCGCCAGCAGCTCGAAAGAGAACTTCATAAGATGAAGGAATCAAGAGGATGCAAACTCGATACAGACCTTACAGCCGACGACCTTAAAGAACTCGTCTCAATATATAAAGCAAAAGTTTTTGAAGTACTCGGCAAACCATTCCCCGAAGACGCTATGGAACAGCTCTGGGGTGCAGTCGGTGCTGTGTTTTCAAGCTGGAACGGTAGAAGAGCAATCTCTTACAGAAAAATTGAAGGTATTCCCGATGAATGGGGTACTGCAGTTAACGTCCAGTCAATGGTGTTCGGTAACATGGGCGATTCTTCCGCAACAGGCGTTGCCTTCACGCGTAATCCTGCCACAGGTGAAAATTATTTCTACGGCGAATGGCTCGTTAACGCTCAGGGCGAAGATGTTGTCGCAGGTATTAGAACCCCAAACCCTATCAATGAAGTCGGAAAGAGTGAACATAATATGCACCTCGATTCTCTCGAAGTCGCAATGCCCGATGTTTACAAGAAATTACATAAGATAGAACTTAATCTCGAAAAGCACTACCATGATATGCTCGACCTTGAATTCACTATTCAGGAAGGCACGTTATACATGCTTCAGTGCAGAGTCGGCAAAAGAAACGGTGCCGCAGCTGTAAAGATGGCAGTCGATATGTACAAAGAAAGACTCATTACAGCCGAAGAAGCCGTTATGAGAGTCAGGCCCGATCAGCTCGATGAACTACTTCATCCCGTCTTGTTGCCCGCAGCTGAAAAAGCTGCACACCTTATGACTAAAGGTCTACCCGCAGGTCCGGGCGGAGCAACGGGTCAGGTTGTTTTCACCGCTAACGATGCTGTCGAATGGCGTAAAGCCGGCAAAAAAGTTATACTCGTTCGCGAAGAAACTAACCCCGAAGATATTGAAGGTATGAGAGCCGCAGAAGCTATCCTTACTGCACGCGGTGGTATGACCTCTCACGCAGCACTTGTTGCACGCGGCTGGGGTAAATGTTGTATCGTCGGTGCTGGCGCAATTGAAGTTAAACTCGATGAAAAATATTTCAAAGTCGGTGATACGGTTGTCCGCGAAGGCGAATGGATTTCTTTGAACGGAACAAAAGGTGCCGTTTATGTAGGTCAGCTTGAAATGATGGATGTTGATGTTGAGAATGAAAACTTTTCAAACTTCATGAAGATCTGCGATAAGGTTCGCGTAATGAAAGTCCGTACTAATGCAGATACACCCGAAGATGCCGCAAAGGCAAGAAGCTTCGGCGCAGAAGGTATCGGACTCTTCCGTACAGAGCACATGTTCTATGGCAAGAACTCTGAAGAGCCTCTTTTCCTTCTCAGAAAAATGATAATGTCAAATACCGAAGCAGAAAGAAAAGCAGCTTTGGAAGAACTCTTCCCTTACATCAAACGCGATATGAAGGGAACCATTGAGGCAATGGATGGCCTGCCTGTTACAATCAGAACTCTCGATCCGCCGCTTCATGAATTTGTTCCTAATAACGAAGTAGAAAGAATAAGGCTTTCTGAAAGTCTCGGTATCTCACTTGATGAATTTAATCAAAGAGCAGATGGTTTGCATGAAAACAATCCAATGCTCGGACACAGAGGCGTAAGGCTCGGTATTACATACCCCGAAATAACAGAAGTGCAGATTCGTGCAATCTATGAAGCAACCGCAGAACTTATTCTTGAAGGTAAAAAACCTTTGCCCGAAATTATGATTCCGGTTACCTCAACTTCGCGCGAGTTAAAACACCAATATGTTATTATTGAAAGAATTTATAAACAAGTCTGTGAGAAGTTCGGACTAAAAAGCTTCAAACGTATGACAGGTACGATGATTGAAATTCCAAGAGCTGCTCTCGTAGCAGATTACATCGCTAAATACGCGGAGTTCTTCTCTTTCGGTACTAATGACTTGACACAGATGGCATTCGGCTTTTCACGCGACGATATTGGTGGTTTCCTTCCAGATTACATTAAGCAGAGGATTCTTCAGAACGACCCGTTTGAAGTCATTGATAGATTCGGTGTTGGTGAACTTATGAGAACTGCTGTTAAACTTGGAAAAGCAACAAGACCCAATATTAAACTTGGTATTTGCGGTGAGCATGGCGGAGAACCGAATTCAGTTGAATTCTGTCACATGCTTGGACTTTCTTATGTCAGTTGCTCTCCTTTCAGAGTACCTATAGCAAGACTTGCGGCTGCCCGTGCGTCAGTTGAACATAAACACGGTGAATTATTTACATCAAAGAAGATTAATAAAAAACCTTCTCCTAAAGTAGTGGGAAAAAATAAATCTAAGAAGAAATAA
- a CDS encoding Glu/Leu/Phe/Val dehydrogenase: MEHSNFFGSVCDFFDKAAEHLNYPAGLLQQIKMCNSIYHFQFPLRLDDNNYVTVDAYRVEHSHHMLPVKGGIRYSEMVNEDEVKALAALMTYKCAVVNVPFGGAKGGIKVDPWKFRVGELERITRRYTTELIKKNFIGPGIDVPAPDYGTGPREMAWIADTYSTFHSYNGSQTDSMACVTGKPLSQQGILGRKEATGRGVYFAAREACRVGEDMKKLGLTPGLEGKKVIVQGLGNVGYWGAYLMQNDGGAVIVGLAEREGAIYDPKGLNVEEVFKHRQETGSILNFKKAKNIKNSVEALEKECDILVPAALENQITIKNAGKIKAKMIVEGANGPITAEAEEILLKKGILILADMYANAGGVTVSYFEWLKNLQHVSFGRMDRRYDEATHSNLVNVIENITGKKLTSHQRSVVITGPNELDLVNSGLEDTMIHAYHQIRDVKMSNRKIDSFRTAAFVVAIDKIATSYLDLGIFP, translated from the coding sequence ATGGAACACTCAAACTTTTTCGGGTCAGTTTGCGACTTTTTTGATAAAGCAGCAGAGCATCTGAATTATCCTGCGGGTCTATTACAACAGATTAAAATGTGCAACAGTATTTATCACTTTCAATTTCCACTGAGACTTGATGACAATAATTATGTAACGGTTGATGCTTACAGAGTTGAGCACTCACATCACATGCTGCCAGTAAAAGGCGGTATTAGGTACAGCGAAATGGTTAACGAGGACGAAGTAAAAGCTCTTGCGGCACTGATGACCTACAAATGCGCTGTTGTAAATGTTCCATTCGGCGGAGCTAAAGGGGGAATAAAAGTTGACCCATGGAAATTCAGGGTTGGCGAATTGGAAAGGATAACAAGAAGATATACAACAGAATTAATCAAGAAAAATTTTATAGGTCCCGGAATAGACGTACCCGCACCCGACTACGGCACGGGTCCGAGAGAGATGGCGTGGATAGCGGATACATACTCGACGTTTCATTCTTACAACGGTTCGCAGACAGATTCGATGGCATGCGTCACGGGAAAACCTCTGAGCCAGCAAGGAATACTCGGAAGAAAAGAAGCAACGGGACGCGGAGTTTATTTTGCAGCACGAGAAGCCTGCAGAGTCGGCGAGGATATGAAGAAGCTGGGCTTGACACCCGGACTTGAAGGAAAGAAAGTAATTGTTCAGGGACTTGGAAACGTTGGATATTGGGGAGCATATTTAATGCAGAACGACGGCGGAGCAGTAATAGTAGGGCTTGCCGAAAGAGAGGGAGCAATTTATGACCCAAAGGGTTTGAATGTTGAGGAAGTTTTTAAACACAGACAGGAAACAGGTTCGATACTAAATTTCAAGAAAGCAAAGAATATAAAAAACTCGGTTGAAGCGCTTGAAAAAGAGTGTGATATACTCGTACCGGCAGCACTTGAGAATCAGATAACGATTAAGAATGCAGGAAAGATAAAAGCAAAGATGATAGTAGAAGGTGCCAACGGACCTATTACCGCCGAAGCAGAAGAAATACTTCTTAAGAAAGGAATACTTATACTCGCTGACATGTACGCAAATGCGGGCGGTGTGACGGTTTCATACTTTGAATGGCTTAAAAACCTTCAGCATGTTTCTTTCGGAAGAATGGACAGAAGGTATGACGAAGCAACACACTCAAACCTTGTAAACGTGATTGAAAATATAACGGGTAAAAAATTAACCTCACATCAGAGAAGCGTTGTCATTACAGGTCCTAACGAGCTTGACCTTGTGAACTCGGGTCTTGAAGACACGATGATTCACGCATATCACCAGATAAGAGACGTTAAGATGTCAAACAGGAAGATTGACAGTTTCAGGACAGCGGCGTTTGTTGTGGCGATTGACAAGATTGCAACGTCTTATCTTGATTTGGGAATTTTCCCGTAA
- the gdhA gene encoding NADP-specific glutamate dehydrogenase, translating into MSYAQEVLANVKQKDAGQPEFIQAVTEVVESLEIVLQKRPEYIKYKILERIVEPERVILFRVPWLDDQGNVQVNRGFRIEMNSAIGPYKGGLRFHPSVNLGILKFLAFEQVFKNSLTTLPMGGGKGGSDFNPKGKSDNEVMKFCQSFMSELFRHIGANTDVPAGDIGVGGREIGYLFGQYKKLRNEFVGVLTGKGLNWGGSLIRPEATGYGTVYFGAEMLATKNDTYEGKTCLVSGSGNVAQYAIEKLLDLGGKPVTCSDSSGYIYDEQGFDREKLAYLKDLKNVKRGRVEEYSKKFKSAVYTPVDSKLDYNPLWNHKADCAFPAATQNEINGKDAANLLKCGVKLVSEGANMPTTIEGVNQFIDAKILYGPGKAANAGGVATSGLEMSQNSLRYGWSREEVDTKLRGIMKSIHKAAHDTAEAFGTPGNYVNGANIAGFLKVADSMMDQGIV; encoded by the coding sequence ATGTCGTATGCACAGGAAGTTCTTGCAAATGTTAAACAAAAAGATGCAGGACAACCGGAATTTATTCAGGCAGTGACAGAGGTCGTTGAATCACTTGAGATAGTTCTTCAAAAAAGACCTGAATACATCAAGTACAAGATTCTTGAGAGAATAGTGGAGCCTGAAAGAGTAATCTTATTCAGGGTTCCATGGCTGGATGACCAAGGGAATGTACAAGTAAACCGCGGGTTCAGGATTGAGATGAACAGCGCAATAGGTCCTTACAAGGGCGGATTGAGATTTCACCCTTCAGTAAACCTTGGGATTTTAAAGTTTCTTGCGTTTGAGCAAGTTTTCAAAAATTCACTGACAACACTCCCGATGGGCGGCGGTAAAGGAGGTTCTGACTTCAATCCAAAGGGGAAGAGTGATAATGAAGTAATGAAATTCTGCCAATCGTTCATGAGTGAACTTTTCAGACACATAGGTGCAAACACAGACGTACCTGCGGGTGATATAGGTGTCGGCGGAAGAGAAATCGGATATTTATTCGGACAGTACAAAAAACTCCGGAATGAATTTGTCGGTGTTCTAACAGGTAAGGGATTAAACTGGGGCGGTTCTTTAATACGTCCAGAAGCAACGGGATATGGTACAGTATATTTCGGTGCAGAAATGCTTGCAACAAAGAATGATACTTATGAAGGCAAAACCTGTTTAGTATCAGGAAGCGGTAACGTAGCACAATATGCTATTGAAAAGTTATTAGATCTCGGCGGAAAGCCAGTGACATGTTCAGATTCATCGGGTTACATATATGATGAACAGGGATTTGACAGAGAAAAACTTGCATATCTGAAGGATCTTAAAAATGTAAAACGCGGAAGAGTTGAAGAGTATTCAAAGAAATTCAAGTCAGCAGTTTACACACCAGTAGATTCAAAGCTTGATTACAATCCGCTCTGGAACCACAAGGCAGACTGTGCGTTCCCAGCGGCGACTCAGAATGAAATCAACGGAAAGGATGCAGCAAACCTCCTGAAGTGCGGTGTTAAACTTGTATCAGAGGGTGCAAACATGCCAACGACAATCGAAGGCGTAAATCAATTCATTGATGCGAAGATACTTTACGGTCCAGGCAAAGCAGCTAATGCAGGGGGCGTAGCAACATCAGGACTTGAAATGTCACAGAACTCATTGAGATACGGCTGGTCAAGAGAAGAAGTGGATACAAAACTTCGCGGAATAATGAAGAGCATTCATAAAGCAGCTCATGATACAGCGGAAGCATTCGGCACACCGGGCAATTACGTAAATGGTGCAAACATTGCGGGATTCTTAAAGGTAGCCGATTCAATGATGGATCAGGGAATAGTGTAA